In Flavobacterium sp. N3904, one DNA window encodes the following:
- a CDS encoding vitamin K epoxide reductase family protein: protein MNNYTYLKKYLRKNYYLNFEDEILIRLESHPNFPSLYAITDTFEFLGIENVAAKVEKEEFENLPSSFLSVVDSDTGKEIVYTEKNINKITIQFSNGFTKTVSNDDYLKIWTGIIVAIDENPMKEKHFFSSNKKHFLLLGGIIVLSLALLFLENNDNLVEATFYYLLLVVGIVISIFLVREEMGLHNDSISKICNVTEKTSCKDVMSSKGAKVLKNISLSDISILYFSSLTLFFVLTSFAQNSVLYSIIGIFSIPVIFYSIYYQGFIVKKWCLLCLGIDAVLLLQLLVISFNFSLKFNYATGISFLSGLFIVALFYYLGSQLKNKILKITKSEGVELEYYKLKRNYTVFSTLLKNNQKIDELHLNNLKTIVIGNIESSITMFLVLSASCGHCHTAYEKASQLVKRNPNQIKIQLIFNINIENTENPSNLIYKQAFNYYCAGEVDKAIASLNDWHIERMDIEKWKCKWENNHLEDSCKIIQKQYNWCLENDIHYTPATIFNGHIMPKEYQINDLNYFIDELIEEKLTYIEN from the coding sequence ATGAATAATTACACATACCTCAAAAAATATTTAAGAAAGAATTATTATTTGAATTTTGAAGATGAGATTCTTATTCGATTAGAATCTCATCCTAACTTCCCTAGTTTGTATGCTATAACAGACACCTTTGAATTTCTAGGAATTGAAAATGTAGCCGCAAAAGTTGAAAAAGAAGAGTTTGAAAACCTTCCTAGTTCTTTTCTTTCAGTAGTTGATTCAGATACTGGAAAGGAAATTGTTTATACTGAAAAAAATATAAATAAAATAACTATACAATTTTCTAATGGCTTCACAAAAACAGTTTCAAATGATGACTATTTAAAAATTTGGACAGGTATAATTGTAGCCATTGACGAAAATCCAATGAAAGAAAAGCATTTTTTTTCTTCAAACAAAAAGCACTTTCTCCTACTGGGAGGTATTATTGTCCTTTCATTAGCGCTACTTTTTTTAGAAAACAATGACAACTTGGTTGAAGCAACATTTTATTACTTATTGTTAGTAGTAGGTATTGTTATTAGTATCTTTTTGGTGCGTGAAGAGATGGGCTTGCACAATGATTCGATTTCGAAAATATGCAATGTTACAGAAAAGACAAGTTGCAAAGATGTGATGTCGTCTAAAGGAGCCAAAGTTTTAAAGAACATTAGTTTAAGTGATATATCAATACTCTATTTTAGTTCGCTAACATTATTTTTTGTTCTTACTTCTTTTGCTCAAAATAGTGTTCTCTATTCAATAATTGGAATTTTCTCAATTCCGGTTATTTTCTACTCGATATATTATCAGGGATTTATTGTCAAAAAATGGTGTCTCCTCTGTCTGGGTATCGATGCAGTACTTCTGCTACAGCTACTGGTAATTTCATTCAATTTCTCACTTAAATTCAATTATGCAACTGGCATTTCATTCTTATCAGGGCTCTTTATAGTTGCGCTATTTTATTATTTGGGTTCTCAATTAAAAAATAAAATTCTAAAGATCACTAAAAGTGAGGGTGTTGAGTTGGAATATTATAAACTAAAACGTAACTATACTGTATTTAGCACCTTATTAAAAAATAATCAAAAAATAGATGAACTTCATTTAAATAACCTAAAAACGATTGTGATAGGTAACATAGAATCTTCAATTACTATGTTTTTGGTATTAAGCGCTTCCTGTGGCCATTGTCATACCGCATATGAAAAGGCTAGCCAATTGGTAAAAAGAAATCCAAATCAAATAAAAATCCAACTCATTTTTAACATCAACATTGAGAACACCGAAAATCCAAGTAATTTAATTTATAAACAAGCATTCAATTATTATTGCGCTGGTGAAGTAGATAAAGCTATAGCCTCATTAAATGACTGGCATATAGAAAGAATGGATATTGAAAAATGGAAATGCAAATGGGAGAACAATCATTTAGAAGATTCCTGTAAAATCATTCAAAAGCAGTACAACTGGTGTTTGGAAAATGATATCCATTATACGCCTGCTACTATTTTTAACGGCCATATTATGCCCAAAGAATACCAAATTAATGACCTCAATTATTTCATCGATGAATTAATTGAAGAAAAACTCACGTACATTGAAAATTAA
- a CDS encoding peptidase domain-containing ABC transporter: MKNFPFYKQPDSKDCGPTCLRIIAKYYGKIIELQQIRNLSETTREGSSLLGLSDAAEALGFRTLGIKISFETLQNESPLPCIVHWNNQHFVVVYKIKNNTIYISDPSHGLITYSIEDFIKFWIGKNAHEKTEEGIALLLEPTPEFHKNEWDTENSKRSFGYLTKYLFRYKGLVIQLIVGLSAASLFSLLFPFLTQSIVDIGIQTQDLNFIYLMLLAQLMLFAGQTSIEILRSWIMLHLSTRIHISLVSDFFIKLMKLPISYFDSRMTGDIMQRIGDNHRIEQLLTGSSLNVMFSLVNLVVFSFVLAFYNIQLFLVFLIGSVVYLGWILFFLKKRKELDYKRFSQVASEQSKVMELINGMQEIKMHNAEKQKRWGWEFVQIRLFKVSMQSLTLEQWQSVGSNFINHLKDLLITFFSATLVVKGELSLGMMLSVQYIIGQLNSPLMQMVDFVRSLQDAKISLERLGEIHDKEDEEDVLNPKIYDLEHSDITIKNLSFRYTGNPNYVLENLNLHIPKQKTTAIVGTSGSGKTTLLKLMMKFYQPNNGEISLGNIKFDNISPSAWRSNCGVVMQEGFIFNDTIANNIAVGDDYVDKNKLLHAIETANIKEFIESLPLSYNTKIGNEGTGISGGQKQRLLIARAVYKNPDYLFFDEATSSLDANNEKVIMENLNQFLKGKTAVIIAHRLSTVKNADQIVVLEKGKIVEIGTHKDLILLKGNYFELVKNQLELGN; the protein is encoded by the coding sequence ATTAAAAATTTCCCTTTCTACAAACAACCTGATTCCAAAGATTGTGGCCCAACTTGCTTACGCATTATAGCTAAATATTACGGAAAAATTATTGAATTACAACAAATCCGAAATCTTTCTGAAACTACTCGTGAGGGCAGTAGTTTATTAGGTTTGAGTGATGCTGCAGAAGCTCTGGGGTTTCGAACTCTTGGTATAAAAATAAGCTTCGAAACCTTACAAAATGAATCTCCACTCCCTTGTATTGTACATTGGAATAACCAACATTTTGTGGTCGTTTATAAAATTAAGAACAATACCATTTACATATCAGATCCCAGTCATGGTTTAATAACTTATTCCATAGAGGATTTTATTAAATTTTGGATTGGCAAAAATGCCCATGAAAAAACAGAAGAAGGCATTGCTCTTTTGCTGGAGCCAACGCCAGAGTTTCATAAAAACGAATGGGATACCGAAAACTCTAAACGAAGTTTTGGTTACTTAACTAAGTACTTGTTCCGTTACAAAGGACTTGTTATTCAGCTTATCGTGGGTTTATCGGCTGCGAGTTTATTCTCATTACTGTTTCCGTTCCTGACGCAAAGCATTGTAGATATTGGAATTCAAACTCAAGATTTAAATTTTATTTATTTGATGCTTTTGGCACAATTAATGCTTTTTGCAGGACAAACTTCAATCGAGATACTGCGATCTTGGATAATGTTGCATTTAAGCACCCGTATTCATATTTCCCTAGTTTCGGATTTTTTTATAAAATTAATGAAACTACCGATCAGTTATTTCGACAGTCGTATGACAGGTGATATCATGCAGCGTATTGGCGACAATCATAGAATCGAACAATTACTTACAGGGAGTTCTCTCAATGTAATGTTTTCACTAGTTAATTTAGTAGTATTTAGTTTTGTACTAGCCTTTTACAACATTCAGCTATTCCTGGTTTTCCTTATCGGAAGTGTCGTTTATCTGGGATGGATATTGTTTTTCCTAAAAAAACGAAAAGAATTAGATTACAAGCGTTTCTCACAAGTGGCGAGTGAACAATCTAAGGTCATGGAGCTAATCAATGGAATGCAGGAAATAAAAATGCACAATGCCGAAAAGCAAAAACGTTGGGGGTGGGAGTTTGTACAGATTCGTCTTTTCAAGGTCAGTATGCAATCTCTTACATTGGAGCAATGGCAATCGGTGGGTTCTAATTTCATCAATCATCTTAAAGATTTATTAATTACTTTTTTCTCTGCAACATTAGTTGTAAAGGGAGAACTGTCACTAGGTATGATGCTTTCGGTACAATATATTATAGGCCAATTAAACAGCCCACTAATGCAGATGGTAGATTTTGTACGTTCTCTTCAAGATGCAAAAATCAGTCTCGAAAGGCTAGGAGAAATTCACGATAAAGAAGATGAAGAGGATGTACTAAATCCGAAAATTTACGATTTAGAACATTCTGACATTACTATAAAAAATTTGTCTTTTCGATATACAGGAAATCCTAATTATGTTTTAGAAAATTTGAATTTACATATTCCAAAACAAAAAACAACCGCCATTGTAGGCACAAGCGGCAGCGGAAAAACAACACTACTAAAACTTATGATGAAGTTTTATCAACCAAATAATGGAGAAATCAGTCTTGGAAACATCAAATTTGACAACATTTCGCCTAGTGCCTGGAGATCAAATTGTGGTGTAGTAATGCAAGAAGGATTCATTTTCAATGACACTATTGCCAATAATATTGCAGTAGGAGATGATTATGTAGATAAGAACAAACTTTTACATGCTATCGAAACTGCCAATATTAAGGAATTTATAGAAAGCTTGCCTCTCTCCTACAATACTAAAATTGGAAATGAAGGAACAGGAATTTCTGGTGGACAAAAACAACGCCTTTTAATCGCTAGAGCAGTTTATAAGAATCCTGATTATTTATTTTTTGACGAAGCCACTTCTTCTCTTGATGCCAACAATGAAAAGGTAATCATGGAGAATCTAAATCAATTTCTCAAAGGAAAAACCGCAGTAATTATTGCCCATCGCCTTTCAACCGTAAAAAATGCAGATCAAATAGTCGTTTTGGAAAAAGGAAAAATAGTTGAAATAGGAACACACAAAGATTTAATTCTCCTAAAAGGAAATTACTTTGAGTTAGTGAAAAATCAATTAGAATTAGGAAATTAA
- a CDS encoding alpha-amylase family glycosyl hydrolase, whose amino-acid sequence MKKLILLFLFFLSLGAVAQIQTATYSVNPSTFEETTSITITINGSSINESIWGVTGNALYLWAWAFDLDDTSPKGTPLNGSWAASDAASKFTYNAGSDTYTKTFVPTAYYNTTNIGKIGFLIKAKDGTGDKKSQDMFAEVGSFQVTLTSPAQNSTSILASGGSLSIAATNTNGVASYNLKSNGISINTNASTASYAYNHTNITANQNYELEVKQGTTTITKKFTVVINPNTVSETIPAGLVDGINYNPNDATKATLVLDAPLKDFVYVAGSFNNWQPGISYAMKKDATAGSTKFWLELTGLVSGANNTYQYWVGETTPIANSPALVKTADPYSTLVLTQDDPSIPTATYPNMPVYPVGQDKEVTVLQTGQTPYAWSSATTNFVKPQKDKLVVYEVLVRDFDANRNYQDLINRIDYFKNLKINAIELLPVMEFEGNESWGYNTSFHMALDKFYGPSTKLKELIDVCHQNGIAVILDVALNHAFGRNPMIRMWMNDADGNGYGSPTAENPYFNTVAKHAYSVGEDFNHASPYTKNYVKRVIKQWIEEYKIDGFRWDLTKGFTQNCTASDQSCTGNYQQDRVDILKGYADYSWSLDPTHYTIFEHLGGNTEEQQWANYRITETPSKGVMMWGNMNNEYGKLSKGYSGNISGMTNSSRGFTNNRLMGYAESHDEERLMYYNKTAGNSTNAAHNVKTLNVALSRMSAIGAVSLLVPGPKMIWHFGELGWDSSIYTCSNGTLNTSSDATSGDCKLDTKPQPQWTNNWLADNNRNKIYNDWARMIGLKTTEAVFSGTATMANSSTLMPNIKITNSALASTDLKDVLIIANFDVTTQNVATGFPYTGTWYNLMDNSTFTVTNVSTPISLAPGEFRIFGNKTTTLATTDFEVLKDVYIYPNPASSYFTLNTNTSKVQIYSITGQLVKSFNKNQTAGQQFSISDIDSGMYLVKIYNEENQVKVMKFIKQ is encoded by the coding sequence ATGAAAAAACTTATACTTTTATTCTTATTTTTTTTGTCGTTAGGGGCTGTTGCTCAGATACAAACGGCAACCTACAGTGTTAACCCAAGCACCTTTGAGGAAACTACATCTATTACTATTACTATTAATGGGAGTAGTATAAATGAATCTATTTGGGGGGTCACTGGAAATGCACTTTACCTATGGGCATGGGCTTTTGATTTGGATGATACCTCTCCAAAAGGGACTCCACTAAATGGTTCGTGGGCTGCCTCTGATGCAGCCAGTAAATTTACCTATAATGCCGGTAGTGACACTTATACTAAGACATTTGTGCCAACTGCTTATTATAATACTACTAATATTGGAAAAATTGGTTTTTTAATAAAAGCCAAAGACGGAACAGGTGATAAAAAATCGCAAGATATGTTTGCCGAAGTGGGTTCTTTTCAAGTTACCCTTACTTCACCTGCACAAAACAGCACCTCTATACTTGCTTCTGGAGGAAGTCTTTCTATAGCCGCAACCAATACCAATGGTGTTGCGAGTTACAACTTAAAATCAAACGGCATAAGTATTAATACAAATGCAAGTACTGCAAGCTATGCCTATAACCACACCAACATTACTGCAAACCAAAACTATGAATTGGAAGTAAAACAAGGTACAACAACCATTACTAAGAAATTCACTGTTGTCATCAATCCAAATACAGTTTCTGAAACAATTCCAGCAGGTTTGGTTGATGGAATCAATTATAATCCAAATGATGCCACCAAAGCTACTTTGGTACTTGATGCGCCCCTAAAAGATTTTGTATATGTAGCCGGAAGTTTTAATAATTGGCAACCGGGCATTTCTTATGCCATGAAAAAAGATGCAACTGCTGGTTCAACAAAATTTTGGTTAGAATTGACCGGATTAGTTTCGGGTGCAAATAATACGTATCAATATTGGGTGGGGGAAACGACTCCTATTGCCAATTCTCCTGCGTTGGTAAAAACTGCCGATCCTTATTCGACTTTAGTATTAACTCAAGACGATCCAAGTATTCCAACTGCAACTTATCCCAATATGCCTGTTTATCCTGTAGGACAAGATAAAGAAGTAACCGTTCTACAGACAGGGCAAACACCATATGCATGGAGCTCTGCTACCACTAATTTTGTAAAACCACAAAAAGACAAATTGGTTGTTTACGAAGTATTGGTGAGAGATTTTGACGCCAACAGGAATTATCAAGATTTAATTAACCGTATTGATTATTTCAAAAATTTAAAAATCAATGCCATTGAATTATTGCCAGTAATGGAATTTGAAGGCAATGAAAGCTGGGGGTATAATACTTCTTTTCACATGGCTTTGGACAAATTTTACGGTCCTTCAACCAAATTAAAGGAATTGATTGACGTTTGCCATCAAAATGGAATTGCCGTAATCCTTGATGTAGCCTTAAATCATGCTTTTGGAAGAAACCCAATGATCCGTATGTGGATGAATGATGCCGATGGTAACGGTTATGGATCTCCAACTGCTGAAAATCCTTATTTTAATACCGTCGCCAAACATGCTTATAGTGTAGGCGAAGATTTTAATCATGCTTCTCCATATACAAAAAATTATGTAAAAAGAGTCATCAAACAATGGATTGAAGAATACAAGATTGACGGTTTCCGTTGGGATTTAACCAAAGGATTTACGCAAAACTGTACTGCCAGCGATCAAAGTTGTACAGGTAATTACCAACAGGACAGAGTTGATATTTTGAAAGGGTATGCTGATTATTCATGGTCACTAGATCCAACGCATTATACTATATTTGAACATTTAGGTGGAAATACCGAAGAACAACAATGGGCAAATTATAGAATTACTGAAACTCCAAGTAAAGGGGTAATGATGTGGGGAAATATGAATAATGAATATGGTAAACTGTCTAAAGGATATTCGGGAAATATTTCGGGAATGACAAATTCAAGTCGCGGATTTACCAACAACAGATTAATGGGTTACGCTGAAAGTCATGATGAAGAACGTTTAATGTATTATAACAAAACTGCCGGAAACAGCACTAATGCCGCTCATAATGTAAAAACATTAAATGTTGCTTTGTCTAGAATGTCAGCGATAGGAGCCGTTTCATTATTAGTTCCTGGACCAAAAATGATATGGCACTTTGGTGAATTAGGGTGGGATTCTTCTATTTACACCTGTAGTAATGGAACTCTAAATACTTCTTCAGACGCAACATCCGGTGACTGCAAATTGGATACTAAGCCTCAACCACAATGGACAAACAATTGGCTGGCGGATAATAATAGAAATAAAATCTACAACGATTGGGCAAGAATGATTGGATTAAAAACTACTGAAGCTGTATTCTCTGGTACAGCAACAATGGCTAATTCATCCACTTTAATGCCAAATATTAAAATAACCAATAGTGCTTTGGCCAGTACCGATCTTAAAGACGTATTAATAATTGCCAATTTTGACGTTACAACTCAAAATGTAGCCACAGGATTCCCATATACAGGAACCTGGTACAACTTAATGGACAATTCAACATTCACTGTAACCAATGTAAGCACACCCATTAGTTTAGCACCGGGTGAATTTAGAATTTTCGGAAACAAAACAACAACCTTAGCAACCACAGATTTTGAGGTTTTAAAAGATGTTTATATCTATCCAAATCCAGCCTCAAGCTATTTTACATTAAATACCAATACCTCTAAAGTTCAAATTTATTCTATAACAGGTCAATTGGTCAAATCATTCAATAAAAATCAAACTGCCGGACAACAATTTAGCATCAGCGATATTGATAGTGGAATGTACTTAGTTAAGATTTACAACGAAGAAAATCAAGTAAAAGTGATGAAATTCATCAAGCAATAA
- a CDS encoding DUF6734 family protein encodes MIIQSFWSKPFFKENDDLNARFKGGWLNANFFFYSCLLSCLKFKQNYGEVRLYTDNLGKELLIDKLEIPYSKVNLELNELQDYPSELWALGKVLTYSLQEKPFIHADTDVFLWDKLPVDLLKTDLFAQNIELNFPKYNEVLEIVLSEFKNITEELFTIYSKTNNVYAYNAGIIGGTSLDFFKELKSKVFEIIDANLDKLHLIDVGVFNMVYEQMLGFELATQKNLDITFLKSEVNEAFTNVMKFHMVPIKETYIHTVGYAKKSLEICEQLKYRLRYEFPEEYGKLNKNLVKHNLCPVNDIVDDEIRFEFLSKIYAWLENTSWEIILDTEFKLSESTRFNEITEEEIQIYYFSPQKKIEDKLKMEDWDFLLYYFENPISINTIALEIIDDEDFMKNITPEELKEKIFSFVMDRCMYHQILLPVNFN; translated from the coding sequence ATGATAATTCAAAGTTTTTGGTCTAAGCCTTTTTTTAAAGAAAATGACGATTTGAATGCAAGATTTAAGGGAGGTTGGCTAAACGCCAACTTCTTTTTTTACTCTTGTCTGCTGAGTTGTTTAAAATTTAAACAAAATTATGGCGAAGTTAGGCTTTATACTGATAATCTTGGCAAAGAATTGCTTATCGATAAGTTAGAAATCCCCTATTCTAAAGTCAATTTGGAACTTAATGAATTACAGGATTATCCATCCGAGTTATGGGCATTGGGTAAAGTGCTAACCTATTCTCTCCAAGAAAAACCATTTATACATGCGGATACCGATGTTTTTTTGTGGGATAAACTTCCGGTTGATTTATTAAAAACTGATTTATTTGCCCAAAACATAGAACTTAATTTCCCAAAATATAATGAAGTATTGGAAATAGTACTTAGTGAATTTAAAAATATCACTGAAGAATTATTTACCATTTACTCAAAAACTAACAATGTGTATGCTTATAACGCAGGTATAATTGGCGGTACTAGTTTAGATTTTTTCAAAGAATTAAAAAGTAAAGTATTTGAAATTATTGATGCAAACTTAGACAAACTGCATTTGATTGATGTTGGAGTCTTTAATATGGTGTACGAACAAATGTTAGGGTTTGAATTGGCAACTCAAAAAAATTTAGATATAACATTTTTAAAATCTGAAGTGAATGAAGCTTTTACAAATGTTATGAAATTCCATATGGTACCTATAAAAGAGACCTATATTCATACTGTTGGCTATGCCAAAAAGTCTCTAGAAATATGTGAACAACTAAAATACAGATTGCGATATGAATTCCCGGAAGAATATGGCAAACTAAATAAGAATTTAGTAAAACACAATCTATGTCCCGTGAATGATATTGTAGATGATGAAATTCGTTTTGAATTCCTATCTAAAATATATGCTTGGCTGGAGAACACTTCTTGGGAAATTATTTTGGATACCGAATTTAAATTATCCGAAAGCACACGATTCAATGAAATTACTGAAGAAGAAATACAAATCTATTATTTCTCTCCACAAAAGAAGATCGAAGATAAGTTAAAAATGGAAGATTGGGATTTTCTTCTATATTATTTTGAAAACCCAATCAGCATTAACACTATAGCTTTGGAAATAATTGACGACGAAGATTTTATGAAAAATATTACTCCAGAAGAATTAAAAGAAAAAATATTCTCTTTTGTAATGGATAGATGTATGTATCACCAAATTTTATTACCTGTAAATTTCAATTAA
- a CDS encoding secretion protein, which produces MKTILKLSLVVLVAMTTMSTYAIDGDFLLNVKKGTGKEISFSVNQIQKANVTIYDKFHNVIYSEIATGKGGILKTYSLEEFPDGVYFLEVETNLKKVTHEIVIANQATTLSRKSIAEVYKGELKMKNQNVATTN; this is translated from the coding sequence ATGAAAACGATTTTAAAACTTAGTCTAGTAGTATTAGTAGCGATGACTACCATGAGTACTTATGCAATCGATGGTGATTTTTTACTAAATGTAAAAAAAGGAACGGGTAAAGAAATTAGTTTTTCTGTAAACCAGATTCAAAAAGCCAATGTGACGATCTATGATAAATTCCACAATGTAATCTATAGCGAAATCGCCACCGGAAAAGGGGGTATCTTGAAAACCTATAGTCTTGAGGAATTTCCTGATGGCGTTTACTTTTTGGAAGTGGAAACCAATCTTAAAAAAGTGACACATGAAATCGTGATTGCTAATCAAGCGACCACTTTGTCCAGAAAATCAATCGCCGAAGTTTACAAAGGAGAATTGAAAATGAAAAACCAAAACGTGGCTACAACCAATTAA
- a CDS encoding SusE domain-containing protein, which produces MKNITKSIIALFAVLAFSCTPDDVQDRPVVSPETAPVLTAPLSGATYNLLEVNKDQMAERFTWTAADFGQSVEVAYSVIIDIKGNEFKTPQSLGGATSPTLQLAVSVEDMNNAVTKLGATPLVPTEFEVRVVATTGVSTTMVSEPITIVVTSYTGLLPYAYTDWYLIGAAVQGGWDNNANTDHQPMFRDGTNANIYSFTGYFLAGNFKLISEKGSWASQLGKASDTAIQIQDNAGEFTIPTEGFYKFTFDTTALTYTLVAYDASAAKEFTSIGMVGTATGSWDIDQVMAQSGFYPKSHIWSITLDLAKGAAKFRANGAWADNWGGSTAFSAIGTGGGDIPVTGKSKFIVFFNDLDGSYSMIPNQK; this is translated from the coding sequence ATGAAAAATATAACTAAATCAATAATTGCTTTGTTCGCTGTTTTAGCGTTCTCCTGTACTCCTGATGATGTACAAGATCGTCCTGTAGTTTCACCAGAAACTGCACCAGTTTTGACTGCTCCATTAAGCGGTGCCACTTATAACTTACTAGAAGTAAATAAAGACCAGATGGCGGAACGTTTTACCTGGACTGCTGCTGACTTTGGACAATCTGTTGAAGTGGCTTATTCTGTAATAATTGACATAAAAGGAAATGAATTTAAAACACCACAATCTTTAGGTGGAGCTACATCTCCTACTCTTCAATTGGCAGTTTCTGTGGAAGACATGAATAATGCTGTAACTAAGTTAGGCGCAACACCATTAGTACCTACTGAATTTGAAGTTCGCGTTGTTGCAACTACAGGTGTTTCTACTACAATGGTTTCAGAACCAATTACAATTGTAGTTACTTCTTATACAGGTTTACTTCCTTATGCCTATACAGATTGGTACCTAATTGGAGCAGCTGTACAAGGCGGATGGGATAACAATGCAAACACTGATCACCAACCAATGTTTAGAGACGGTACTAATGCAAACATCTACTCTTTTACAGGTTATTTCCTTGCTGGTAACTTCAAATTAATTTCAGAAAAAGGTAGCTGGGCTTCTCAATTAGGTAAAGCGAGTGATACAGCAATCCAAATACAAGACAATGCTGGTGAATTTACAATACCTACAGAAGGATTTTATAAATTTACGTTTGACACAACAGCTTTGACTTATACGTTAGTAGCTTATGATGCGTCAGCTGCCAAAGAGTTTACATCAATAGGTATGGTTGGTACTGCGACAGGAAGTTGGGATATAGATCAGGTTATGGCACAATCTGGTTTCTATCCAAAATCTCATATTTGGTCCATAACACTTGATTTGGCTAAAGGTGCTGCCAAGTTCAGAGCCAATGGCGCATGGGCTGACAATTGGGGTGGTTCAACTGCATTTTCTGCAATAGGAACAGGTGGTGGCGATATTCCAGTAACAGGAAAATCAAAATTCATTGTGTTTTTCAATGACTTAGACGGTAGTTATTCTATGATTCCTAATCAAAAATAA
- a CDS encoding HlyD family secretion protein, with product MTKKNILEDIELRSESVQEVLSNPPTWIVRYGISIIFIIILFTFMGSWFVKYPDIITAKAIITSINPPERLESRVNSRIAKIYVSNSDKVKKGDVLAILESTANYQDIIKISKAIQAVNTNYHNFTFPFDRLKNLELGEVQTAYIQFHKAYVENELNQKLHPYSQEINAGLSSQNENSKRLSSLYEQQKLESAKLSLSDQQLKRSQLLFDKGVISGYDLEVQKVNNLQAKQSYDQTNLAISQQKEAVNQTKKLIIGNEISQEKTDVTNLSSLYQALDELKKSIHIWQQNYQFMALCDGVFIFQNSWKENQLMKTGDLFATILPDNQQEFICNLLVLSQNSGKIKQGQKVLIKLDNFPFQEYGMLEGKIQTMSTVTDKEGNYFVEVTMPNALTTSYNKKLKFDKELTGQAEIISDDMRLIERIFFQFRKLVVR from the coding sequence ATGACAAAAAAAAATATTTTAGAAGACATCGAATTGCGTTCGGAATCTGTACAAGAAGTATTGTCAAATCCTCCCACATGGATTGTAAGATATGGAATTTCCATTATCTTTATAATAATACTATTTACTTTTATGGGCTCCTGGTTTGTAAAATACCCAGATATTATTACTGCCAAAGCAATTATAACTTCTATAAATCCTCCCGAGAGACTGGAATCAAGAGTCAATTCTCGTATTGCAAAAATATATGTTTCTAATTCTGACAAAGTAAAAAAGGGAGATGTTTTGGCTATATTAGAAAGCACAGCAAATTATCAGGATATAATAAAAATATCAAAAGCAATTCAGGCTGTCAACACGAACTATCACAACTTTACTTTCCCTTTTGACAGGCTAAAAAACCTTGAACTTGGAGAAGTTCAAACGGCTTATATTCAATTCCATAAAGCATATGTTGAAAATGAATTAAATCAAAAACTCCATCCCTACTCGCAAGAAATTAATGCTGGACTAAGTTCTCAAAATGAAAATAGTAAAAGATTGTCTTCTCTTTATGAGCAACAAAAATTAGAATCAGCAAAACTATCATTAAGCGACCAACAATTAAAACGTTCCCAGCTGCTTTTTGACAAAGGCGTGATTTCAGGATATGATTTAGAAGTTCAAAAAGTCAATAACTTACAAGCTAAACAAAGTTATGACCAAACCAATTTAGCCATTTCTCAACAAAAAGAGGCGGTAAATCAGACCAAAAAACTAATAATAGGAAACGAAATATCGCAAGAGAAGACTGATGTTACTAATTTGAGTTCTCTTTATCAGGCACTAGATGAACTTAAAAAAAGCATTCATATTTGGCAGCAAAATTATCAATTTATGGCTCTTTGCGACGGAGTTTTTATATTTCAAAATTCTTGGAAAGAAAACCAGTTAATGAAAACAGGCGATTTATTTGCAACAATATTACCAGATAACCAACAGGAATTTATATGTAATTTATTAGTTCTTTCTCAAAATTCAGGTAAAATAAAACAGGGTCAGAAAGTACTAATTAAACTAGATAATTTTCCATTCCAAGAATATGGCATGCTAGAGGGAAAAATCCAAACAATGTCAACTGTTACAGATAAAGAAGGCAACTATTTTGTAGAAGTTACAATGCCAAATGCTTTAACTACAAGTTATAACAAAAAATTAAAATTTGACAAAGAACTAACAGGTCAGGCAGAAATAATAAGTGATGATATGCGCTTAATTGAACGTATTTTTTTTCAATTCAGAAAATTAGTTGTTAGATAA